A genome region from Pseudomonas pergaminensis includes the following:
- the parE gene encoding DNA topoisomerase IV subunit B, producing MATPSASSYNADAIEVLSGLDPVRKRPGMYTDTSRPNHLAQEVIDNSVDEALAGHAKSVHVILHADHSLEVSDDGRGMPVDIHPEEGVPGVELILTKLHAGGKFSNKNYQFSGGLHGVGISVVNALSTLVRVKVKRDGNEYQMTFADGYKATDLEVIGTVGKRNTGTSVYFAPDPKYFDSPKFSISRLKHVLKAKAVLCPGLLVTFEDKGTGEKVEWHYEDGLRSYLEDSVSEFERLPNEPFCGSLAGNKEAVDWALLWLPEGGDSVQESYVNLIPTAQGGTHVNGLRQGLLDAMREFCEYRSLLPRGVKLAPEDVWERIAFVLSMKMQEPQFSGQTKERLSSREAAAFVSGVVKDAFSLWLNEHPELGLALAELAINNAGRRLKASKKVERKRITQGPALPGKLADCAGQDPMRSELFLVEGDSAGGSAKQARDKEFQAILPLRGKILNTWEVDGSEVLASQEVHNIAVAIGVDPGAADMSQLRYGKICILADADSDGLHIATLLCALFVQHFRPLVDAGHVYVAMPPLYRIDMGKEIYYALDDAERDGILDRLVAEKKRGKPQVTRFKGLGEMNPPQLRETTMDPNTRRLVQLTLGEDFAETSEMMDMLLAKKRAPDRKSWLESKGNLAEVLG from the coding sequence ATGGCCACTCCCAGCGCTAGCTCTTATAACGCCGACGCCATCGAAGTCCTCTCGGGCCTCGACCCGGTGCGCAAACGCCCCGGCATGTACACCGACACCAGTCGGCCGAACCACCTTGCCCAGGAAGTCATCGACAACAGCGTCGACGAAGCCTTGGCTGGGCACGCCAAGTCGGTGCATGTCATTCTCCACGCAGACCATTCCCTGGAAGTGTCCGACGATGGTCGTGGCATGCCAGTGGACATCCACCCCGAAGAGGGCGTGCCGGGCGTCGAGCTGATCCTCACCAAGCTGCACGCCGGTGGCAAGTTCTCCAACAAGAACTACCAATTCTCCGGTGGCCTGCACGGTGTGGGTATTTCCGTGGTCAACGCCCTGTCCACGCTGGTACGGGTGAAGGTCAAGCGCGACGGCAACGAGTACCAGATGACCTTCGCCGATGGCTACAAAGCCACCGACCTGGAAGTGATCGGCACCGTTGGCAAGCGCAACACCGGCACCAGCGTGTACTTCGCCCCGGACCCGAAATACTTCGATTCGCCAAAATTCTCCATCAGCCGCCTCAAGCACGTGCTCAAGGCCAAGGCCGTGCTGTGCCCAGGCCTGCTGGTGACTTTTGAAGACAAAGGCACCGGTGAGAAGGTCGAATGGCACTACGAAGATGGCCTGCGCTCGTACCTGGAAGATTCCGTCAGCGAGTTCGAACGCCTGCCCAACGAGCCGTTCTGCGGCAGCCTGGCCGGTAATAAAGAAGCCGTGGACTGGGCGCTGCTGTGGTTGCCCGAAGGCGGCGACAGCGTGCAGGAAAGCTACGTCAACCTGATCCCCACGGCCCAGGGCGGCACGCACGTCAACGGTTTGCGCCAGGGCTTGCTGGATGCCATGCGCGAATTCTGCGAATACCGCAGCCTGCTGCCGCGCGGCGTGAAGCTTGCGCCGGAAGACGTGTGGGAGCGCATCGCGTTCGTGCTGTCGATGAAGATGCAGGAGCCGCAGTTCTCCGGCCAGACCAAGGAACGCCTGTCGTCCCGTGAAGCGGCGGCGTTTGTCTCCGGCGTGGTCAAGGACGCGTTCAGCCTGTGGCTCAACGAACACCCAGAATTAGGCCTGGCCCTGGCTGAACTGGCGATCAACAACGCTGGTCGTCGCCTGAAGGCCAGCAAGAAAGTCGAGCGCAAGCGCATCACCCAGGGCCCGGCATTGCCCGGCAAGCTAGCCGATTGCGCCGGGCAGGACCCGATGCGCTCCGAGCTGTTCCTGGTGGAAGGTGACTCCGCCGGCGGTTCCGCCAAGCAAGCGCGGGACAAGGAATTCCAGGCGATCCTGCCGTTGCGGGGCAAGATCCTCAACACTTGGGAAGTCGATGGCAGCGAAGTCCTGGCCAGCCAGGAGGTGCACAACATCGCCGTGGCCATTGGCGTTGACCCAGGTGCGGCGGACATGAGCCAGCTGCGCTACGGCAAGATCTGCATCCTCGCCGACGCCGACTCCGACGGCTTGCACATCGCGACGCTGCTGTGTGCGCTGTTCGTCCAGCACTTCCGCCCATTGGTGGATGCCGGTCACGTCTACGTCGCCATGCCACCGCTGTACCGTATCGACATGGGCAAAGAGATTTACTACGCCCTGGACGACGCCGAGCGTGATGGCATCCTCGACCGCCTGGTGGCCGAGAAGAAACGCGGCAAGCCACAGGTCACGCGATTCAAAGGCCTGGGTGAAATGAACCCGCCACAACTGCGCGAAACCACCATGGACCCGAACACGCGGCGCCTGGTGCAGTTGACGCTGGGCGAAGACTTCGCCGAAACCTCGGAAATGATGGACATGCTGTTGGCGAAGAAACGCGCGCCGGACCGCAAGTCTTGGCTGGAATCCAAAGGCAACCTGGCCGAGGTCCTGGGCTGA
- a CDS encoding esterase-like activity of phytase family protein: protein MRTGFALAILMLSGWVATEVVAAPVAELKRVSEHPVDGMRGGNLSGLALCGNDLWTVSDRDDDQIYRLDISAPTWQAEAVKIDVPPVPESGLPWGLRSRTKAASFIRGGDLDFEGITCDAAGNRYIVSEAHAAVLQVPVTGAPEWLKIDPGMVREARASGMLLHFNALFEGLAINPQGNQIWLAAERERRGLISIKRPQSLWGCDGPCVLLSEAGQEMQPAKFTDAKAVSKDFADLALFNGKLFTLERNAFQICRRDAVTAKVELCWSFADETLTPERRYPQPYGLAEALVVDAEGAWLGIDNNFGPRADGEKRPVVYRFAAPAGGWSAQP from the coding sequence ATGCGCACAGGTTTCGCCCTGGCGATCCTGATGTTGAGCGGGTGGGTGGCCACCGAGGTGGTTGCCGCACCCGTGGCTGAGCTAAAGCGGGTGTCCGAGCACCCGGTGGACGGCATGCGCGGCGGTAATCTGTCGGGGCTGGCACTGTGTGGCAACGACTTGTGGACGGTCTCCGACCGCGATGACGACCAGATCTACCGCCTGGATATCAGCGCGCCGACCTGGCAGGCCGAAGCCGTGAAGATCGACGTGCCGCCGGTGCCTGAATCCGGGCTGCCGTGGGGGTTGCGTTCGCGCACCAAGGCCGCTTCGTTCATTCGCGGTGGCGACCTGGACTTTGAAGGCATCACCTGCGACGCCGCCGGTAACCGCTATATTGTCAGCGAAGCCCATGCGGCGGTGCTGCAAGTGCCGGTCACGGGCGCGCCTGAGTGGTTGAAAATCGACCCAGGCATGGTGCGTGAAGCGCGGGCCAGCGGCATGTTGCTGCACTTCAATGCGTTGTTTGAAGGCCTGGCGATCAACCCGCAAGGCAATCAGATTTGGTTGGCGGCCGAGCGTGAGCGGCGCGGGCTGATTTCGATCAAGCGTCCGCAAAGCCTGTGGGGCTGTGACGGTCCCTGCGTATTGCTGAGTGAGGCCGGCCAGGAAATGCAGCCGGCCAAGTTCACCGATGCCAAGGCCGTGTCCAAGGACTTCGCCGACCTGGCGCTGTTCAACGGCAAACTGTTTACCCTGGAGCGCAATGCGTTCCAGATTTGCCGGCGTGATGCGGTCACCGCCAAGGTCGAGCTGTGCTGGTCGTTTGCCGACGAGACGCTGACACCCGAGCGGCGTTATCCCCAGCCCTATGGCCTGGCAGAAGCCCTGGTGGTCGATGCCGAGGGTGCCTGGCTGGGCATCGACAATAATTTCGGCCCGCGTGCCGATGGTGAAAAACGCCCCGTGGTCTATCGTTTCGCCGCCCCTGCCGGTGGCTGGAGCGCCCAGCCATGA
- the parC gene encoding DNA topoisomerase IV subunit A translates to MSDILADSLDGVERRSLADFTENAYLNYSMYVIMDRALPHIGDGLKPVQRRIIYAMSELGLDADSKHKKSARTVGDVLGKFHPHGDSACYEAMVLMAQPFSYRYTLVDGQGNWGAPDDPKSFAAMRYTEARLSRYSEVLLSELGQGTANWGPNFDGTLEEPLVLPARLPNILLNGTTGIAVGMATDVPPHNLREVASACVRLLDEPKATVEQLCEHIQGPDYPTEAEIITPRADLLKMYETGKGSVRMRAVYHVEDGDIIVTALPHQVSGAKVLEQIAALMQAKPSKLPQVADLRDESDHENPCRIVIIPTNSRVDHEVLMQHLFASTDLESSYRVNVNIIGLDGKPQLKNLRNLLVEWLEFRVQTVRRRLQFRLDKVERRLHLLDGLLIAYLNLDEVIHIIRTAEHPKAELIARFELSEIQADYILDTRLRQLARLEEMKLRDEQDALLKEQAKLQALLGSEAKLKKLVRSELIKDAETYGDDRRSPIVERAEAKALTETELLPNEKITVVLSEKGWVRSAKGHDIDATGLSYKAGDGFKTAAAGRSNQFAVFIDSTGRSYSVPAHTLPSARGQGEPLTGRLTPPPGANFECVLLPDDDALYVIASDAGYGFVVKGEDLQAKNKAGKALLSLPNNAKVILPRPVDDRESNWLASVTTEGRLLVFKISDLPQLGKGKGNKIIGIPGERVASREEYVTDIAVIPEGATLVLQAGKRTLSLRPDDLEHYKGERGRRGNKLPRGFQRVDALLVETPV, encoded by the coding sequence ATGAGTGACATCCTCGCAGACAGCTTAGATGGCGTAGAACGCCGGTCGCTGGCTGACTTCACCGAAAATGCCTACCTCAACTACTCCATGTACGTGATCATGGACCGTGCCTTGCCGCATATCGGCGACGGCCTGAAGCCCGTACAACGGCGCATCATCTACGCCATGAGTGAGTTGGGCCTGGACGCTGATTCCAAGCACAAGAAGTCGGCGCGAACCGTCGGTGACGTGCTCGGTAAGTTCCACCCCCACGGCGATTCGGCGTGCTACGAAGCCATGGTGCTGATGGCCCAGCCGTTCAGCTATCGCTACACGTTGGTGGACGGCCAGGGTAACTGGGGTGCGCCGGATGATCCCAAGTCGTTCGCCGCCATGCGTTATACCGAAGCCCGCCTGTCGCGTTATTCGGAAGTGCTGCTCAGCGAATTGGGCCAGGGCACCGCGAACTGGGGCCCGAACTTTGACGGCACCCTCGAAGAACCCCTGGTGTTGCCGGCACGTTTGCCGAACATCCTGCTCAATGGCACCACCGGTATTGCCGTGGGCATGGCCACCGACGTACCGCCGCACAACCTGCGCGAAGTCGCCAGCGCTTGCGTACGCCTGCTGGATGAGCCGAAAGCCACGGTCGAACAGCTCTGCGAGCATATCCAGGGCCCGGACTACCCGACCGAAGCGGAAATCATCACGCCGCGTGCCGACCTGCTGAAAATGTACGAAACCGGCAAGGGCTCGGTGCGCATGCGTGCCGTGTACCACGTCGAAGATGGCGACATTATTGTCACCGCGCTGCCGCACCAGGTATCGGGCGCCAAAGTGCTGGAGCAAATCGCCGCGCTGATGCAGGCCAAACCGTCGAAACTGCCGCAAGTTGCCGACCTGCGTGACGAGTCCGACCACGAAAACCCGTGCCGCATCGTGATCATCCCGACCAACAGCCGGGTCGATCACGAAGTGCTGATGCAGCACCTCTTTGCCAGCACGGACCTGGAGTCCAGCTACCGGGTCAACGTCAATATCATTGGCCTGGATGGCAAACCGCAGCTGAAAAACCTGCGCAACCTGCTGGTGGAGTGGCTGGAGTTCCGCGTGCAGACCGTGCGTCGCCGCCTGCAATTCCGCCTCGACAAGGTCGAGCGCCGCTTGCACCTGTTGGACGGCTTGTTGATCGCCTACCTCAACCTGGATGAAGTGATCCACATCATTCGTACCGCCGAGCACCCGAAAGCCGAGCTGATCGCGCGTTTCGAGCTCAGCGAGATCCAGGCGGACTACATCCTCGACACCCGCTTGCGTCAGTTGGCACGACTGGAAGAAATGAAGCTGCGCGACGAACAGGACGCGTTGCTCAAGGAACAAGCCAAGCTGCAAGCGTTGCTGGGCAGCGAGGCCAAGCTCAAGAAGCTGGTGCGCAGCGAGCTGATCAAAGACGCCGAAACCTATGGCGACGACCGTCGCTCGCCGATCGTCGAGCGCGCTGAGGCGAAAGCGCTGACCGAGACCGAACTGCTGCCGAACGAGAAAATTACCGTCGTTCTGTCGGAAAAGGGTTGGGTTCGTTCCGCCAAGGGGCATGATATTGACGCCACTGGTTTGTCGTATAAGGCGGGTGACGGGTTCAAGACCGCCGCCGCCGGGCGTTCCAACCAGTTTGCGGTGTTTATTGACTCCACTGGGCGCAGTTATTCGGTGCCGGCGCACACCTTGCCGTCTGCACGAGGGCAGGGCGAGCCATTGACCGGGCGCCTGACGCCGCCGCCAGGGGCGAATTTCGAGTGCGTGCTGCTGCCGGACGATGATGCGCTGTACGTGATCGCCTCCGACGCGGGCTACGGGTTTGTGGTGAAAGGTGAAGACCTGCAGGCCAAGAACAAGGCCGGCAAGGCCTTGCTGAGCTTGCCGAACAACGCCAAGGTGATCCTGCCGCGGCCGGTGGACGACCGTGAGAGCAACTGGCTGGCGTCGGTCACCACCGAAGGTCGCTTGCTGGTGTTCAAAATCAGCGACCTGCCGCAGTTGGGTAAAGGCAAAGGCAACAAGATCATTGGTATTCCCGGCGAGCGCGTGGCCAGTCGCGAAGAGTACGTGACCGATATCGCGGTAATCCCGGAAGGCGCGACGTTGGTGCTTCAGGCCGGTAAACGTACCCTGTCGTTGCGTCCTGACGACCTTGAGCATTACAAGGGTGAGCGCGGTCGGCGTGGTAACAAATTGCCTCGTGGCTTCCAGCGCGTGGATGCTTTGTTGGTGGAAACGCCGGTTTAA
- a CDS encoding PqiC family protein has translation MTAPRLPFIFMLAGLLGLAGCSTHQPVSLYQLDSGSPAQPAQTAGMAVLLGPVVVADYLQRETLLQRQNDGSLQGSTDGRWAGSLSSDINQLMLRQVAGQLDSQRVVLAPAPPGFTPDVQVLLTITRLDSGTSQPAILDAQWRLIDRRGQVRDNRIVHLQEQHTGTTASQVQAQGVLLQHLARQLSVALKPLANQPPIAEAPRKQSAPAQAKPAEPRKPKMPMATPIRTDMEVFRF, from the coding sequence ATGACTGCTCCACGCCTTCCTTTTATTTTCATGCTCGCTGGCCTTTTGGGGCTGGCGGGTTGCAGCACACACCAGCCGGTGTCGCTGTACCAGCTGGACAGCGGAAGTCCGGCTCAGCCAGCACAAACCGCTGGCATGGCGGTTTTGCTGGGTCCGGTAGTCGTGGCTGACTACCTGCAACGTGAAACCCTCCTGCAACGTCAGAATGACGGCAGCCTGCAAGGTTCCACCGATGGTCGTTGGGCGGGCAGCTTGTCCTCCGACATCAACCAGTTGATGTTGCGCCAGGTGGCAGGCCAGTTGGACAGCCAGCGCGTAGTGCTGGCGCCCGCACCCCCCGGCTTCACCCCGGATGTGCAGGTGCTGCTGACCATCACCCGGCTTGATTCAGGTACGTCGCAACCGGCGATCCTCGATGCACAATGGCGTTTGATCGACCGTCGCGGCCAGGTGCGTGATAACCGTATCGTGCACTTGCAGGAACAACACACCGGCACCACCGCGTCCCAGGTCCAGGCTCAGGGCGTATTGTTGCAGCATCTGGCTCGGCAGTTGTCGGTGGCGCTCAAGCCTTTGGCCAACCAGCCGCCGATTGCCGAGGCACCCCGCAAGCAGAGCGCCCCGGCGCAGGCCAAGCCGGCAGAGCCGCGGAAGCCGAAAATGCCGATGGCCACGCCGATCCGTACGGATATGGAAGTGTTCAGGTTCTGA
- a CDS encoding AhpA/YtjB family protein — translation MNRPTPVKTDNFFLLIFRALRHRRVPIALRIASHNVILVALALVIYACVMGLQFKQAMHEQADALGESLTTQTATSATELLVSNDILSLNVLLNNLTKNPLVAHAAIYSVDNRIMAEAGQRPKNGLLGEAEGLYQSNITFQDVKAGQLRISLDMQQFQQPMTISLQSMGILSAILLALALALSLRLGRHISTPLMQLRIWLRDIDEHTPATDRQDEIGDLARQLHASFAPEPVVREVEPEPEFDADYDDEPEFEVRDAPVAGLKPATRQAFKAEEDELDDEDPFADLRDTSAGAPAVAAKPAPVKSTEPQFSAVLAVQMGAQDQLRRLPRARLTELLERYRDCLDQAASLYQGELHTLNDGSTLMLFHSEDSGEDYLTNAICCGELLRALGHELQIEVADSGITLQLQLGLTVGDDLFGMSQIDLLLTEIAQDALALSQHSRNLLLVERKISEDTLIRQRARIRPIASPEGASCVERLMEPYPSMLERQLARMHETRTKG, via the coding sequence GTGAACCGGCCCACGCCAGTAAAAACCGATAATTTCTTCCTGCTGATCTTCCGGGCACTGCGCCACCGCCGTGTACCGATCGCATTACGCATCGCCAGCCATAACGTGATCCTGGTCGCCCTGGCCCTGGTGATCTACGCCTGCGTGATGGGTTTGCAGTTCAAGCAGGCCATGCACGAGCAGGCCGACGCCCTGGGCGAGAGCTTGACCACCCAGACCGCCACCTCGGCGACTGAGTTGTTGGTGTCCAATGACATCCTCAGCCTCAACGTGCTGCTCAACAACCTGACCAAGAACCCGCTGGTGGCCCACGCCGCCATCTACAGCGTGGACAACCGGATCATGGCCGAAGCCGGGCAACGCCCGAAAAACGGCCTGCTGGGTGAAGCCGAAGGCCTCTACCAGAGCAACATTACGTTTCAGGATGTGAAGGCCGGCCAACTGCGCATCAGCCTGGATATGCAGCAATTCCAGCAGCCGATGACCATCAGCCTGCAAAGCATGGGCATCCTCAGCGCGATCCTGCTGGCATTGGCCTTGGCCCTGAGTTTGCGCCTGGGTCGGCATATCTCTACGCCCTTGATGCAACTGCGCATCTGGCTGCGGGACATTGACGAACACACCCCGGCCACCGACCGCCAGGATGAGATCGGCGACCTGGCGCGCCAGCTTCACGCCAGTTTCGCCCCGGAACCGGTTGTGCGCGAAGTGGAGCCCGAGCCTGAGTTCGACGCCGACTACGACGACGAGCCCGAGTTTGAAGTGCGAGACGCTCCGGTGGCGGGCCTGAAGCCTGCCACCCGCCAGGCGTTCAAGGCCGAAGAGGACGAGCTGGACGACGAAGACCCCTTCGCCGACCTGCGCGACACCTCGGCCGGCGCGCCGGCCGTTGCCGCCAAACCGGCGCCGGTGAAGAGCACCGAGCCCCAGTTCAGCGCCGTACTGGCCGTGCAAATGGGTGCCCAGGACCAACTGCGCCGCCTGCCACGCGCACGCCTGACCGAGCTACTGGAACGCTATCGTGACTGCCTCGACCAGGCCGCATCGCTGTACCAGGGCGAGCTGCATACTCTGAACGATGGCAGCACGCTGATGCTGTTCCACAGCGAAGACAGCGGCGAAGACTACCTGACCAACGCCATTTGCTGCGGCGAGCTGCTGCGCGCCCTGGGCCATGAATTGCAGATCGAAGTGGCGGACAGCGGCATCACCCTGCAATTGCAGCTGGGCCTGACGGTCGGCGACGATTTGTTCGGCATGAGCCAGATCGACCTGTTGCTCACCGAGATTGCCCAGGATGCCCTGGCCCTGTCGCAACACAGCCGCAACCTGCTGCTGGTGGAGCGCAAGATCAGTGAAGACACGCTGATCCGCCAGCGCGCGCGTATCCGCCCGATTGCCAGCCCCGAGGGTGCCAGTTGTGTGGAGCGTTTGATGGAGCCGTACCCCTCGATGCTGGAGCGTCAGTTGGCGCGGATGCATGAGACCCGCACCAAGGGCTGA
- the serB gene encoding phosphoserine phosphatase SerB — MREIVLINITGEDRPGLTAAITGVLAQGGVNILDIGQAVIHDTLSFGILVEIPSTEQASSVLKDILFTAYKLDQQVRFTPVSEEDYQQWVAGQGKKRHIVTLLTRKVTAEQLQRVSSITAQYGLNIDHIDRLSGRMPLDTPADQGKGCIEFSVRGEPADPQALRAEFLSVAQELNVDIAFQEDSLFRRNRRLAVFDMDSTLIEAEVIDELAKAAGVGEQVSEITERAMAGELDFRASFKERLALLKGLDVSVLDSIGASLRLTEGAETLFAELKRLGYKTAILSGGFTYFAKQLQAKLGIDYVFANELEVVDGKVTGVAVEPIVDAQRKADLLKELAHKEGLRLEQTIAVGDGANDLPMLAIAGLGVAFRAKPLVKQSAKQAISTLGLDGVLYLLGFRDRDGQL, encoded by the coding sequence TTGCGCGAAATTGTCCTGATTAACATCACTGGTGAAGACCGCCCGGGTCTTACTGCGGCTATTACGGGAGTGCTGGCCCAGGGTGGTGTGAACATTCTCGACATCGGCCAGGCGGTGATCCACGACACCCTGTCGTTCGGCATCCTGGTCGAGATCCCGAGCACGGAACAGGCGTCTTCGGTACTCAAGGACATCCTGTTTACGGCGTACAAGCTGGACCAGCAAGTGCGTTTTACCCCAGTGTCCGAAGAGGATTACCAGCAATGGGTCGCGGGCCAGGGCAAAAAACGCCACATCGTGACGCTGCTGACCCGCAAGGTCACTGCTGAGCAACTGCAGCGCGTCAGCTCCATCACCGCGCAATATGGCCTGAACATCGACCACATCGACCGTCTGTCGGGTCGCATGCCGCTGGATACGCCGGCCGACCAGGGCAAGGGCTGCATCGAGTTCTCCGTGCGCGGTGAGCCGGCCGACCCACAAGCCTTGCGTGCCGAGTTCCTCAGCGTGGCCCAGGAGCTGAACGTCGATATCGCCTTCCAGGAAGATTCGCTATTCCGTCGCAACCGTCGCCTGGCGGTGTTCGACATGGACTCCACGCTGATCGAAGCCGAAGTCATCGACGAGCTGGCCAAGGCTGCCGGCGTAGGCGAGCAGGTTTCCGAGATTACCGAGCGCGCCATGGCCGGTGAACTCGACTTCCGCGCCAGCTTCAAAGAGCGCCTTGCGCTGCTCAAGGGCCTGGACGTGAGCGTGCTGGATTCCATCGGCGCCTCCCTGCGCCTCACCGAAGGTGCCGAAACCCTGTTCGCCGAACTCAAGCGCCTGGGCTACAAGACTGCCATCCTGTCTGGCGGCTTCACCTACTTCGCCAAGCAATTGCAGGCCAAGCTGGGTATCGACTATGTGTTCGCCAATGAGCTGGAAGTGGTGGATGGCAAGGTGACCGGCGTGGCCGTGGAGCCGATTGTCGACGCGCAGCGCAAGGCGGACCTGTTGAAGGAGTTGGCCCACAAGGAGGGGTTGCGCCTGGAGCAGACCATTGCGGTCGGCGACGGTGCGAATGACTTGCCGATGCTGGCAATTGCCGGGTTGGGTGTTGCGTTCCGTGCCAAGCCGTTGGTGAAGCAGTCGGCCAAGCAGGCGATTTCGACGCTGGGGCTCGATGGCGTGCTGTATCTGCTGGGCTTCCGCGACCGCGACGGCCAGCTCTAG
- the asd gene encoding archaetidylserine decarboxylase (Phosphatidylserine decarboxylase is synthesized as a single chain precursor. Generation of the pyruvoyl active site from a Ser is coupled to cleavage of a Gly-Ser bond between the larger (beta) and smaller (alpha chains). It is an integral membrane protein.), translating to MKKQLFILSQYLLPHHLLSRLAGCVAECRVRWFKNAFTSWFAKRYQVDMSQALVEDLTAYEHFNAFFTRALKDGARPLDQTPGAVLSPADGAVSQLGPIEHGRVFQAKGHSFSVLELLGGDAALSAPFMGGDFATVYLSPKDYHRVHMPLAGTLREMVYIPGRIFSVNQTTAENVPELFARNERVACIFDTERGPMAVVLVGAMIVASIETVWAGLVTPPKRELKTFRYDEAARAPIHLEKGAELGRFKLGSTAIVLFGPDQVKWAEALVAGSPVQMGQGIALPKA from the coding sequence ATGAAAAAGCAGTTGTTTATCCTCAGCCAATACTTGCTACCGCACCACTTGCTGTCGCGCCTGGCCGGCTGCGTTGCCGAGTGCCGTGTGCGCTGGTTCAAGAACGCCTTCACCAGCTGGTTCGCCAAGCGCTATCAAGTGGACATGTCCCAAGCCCTGGTTGAGGACCTGACCGCTTACGAGCACTTCAATGCCTTCTTCACCCGTGCATTGAAAGACGGCGCCCGCCCATTGGATCAGACCCCTGGAGCGGTGTTGAGCCCTGCCGACGGCGCGGTCAGCCAGCTTGGCCCGATCGAACATGGCCGTGTGTTCCAGGCCAAGGGTCACAGCTTCAGCGTGCTGGAACTGCTGGGTGGGGACGCGGCCTTGTCGGCGCCGTTCATGGGCGGTGACTTCGCGACGGTCTATCTGTCGCCGAAGGACTACCACCGTGTGCACATGCCACTGGCCGGCACTCTGCGGGAAATGGTCTACATCCCGGGCCGTATCTTTTCGGTAAACCAGACCACTGCCGAAAACGTTCCAGAGCTGTTCGCGCGCAATGAGCGTGTTGCCTGCATTTTCGACACCGAGCGCGGCCCGATGGCTGTCGTGTTGGTGGGCGCGATGATCGTCGCGTCGATTGAAACCGTATGGGCCGGCCTGGTGACACCGCCGAAGCGCGAGCTGAAAACCTTCCGCTACGACGAGGCCGCACGTGCGCCGATCCACCTGGAGAAAGGTGCGGAGCTGGGTCGCTTCAAGCTGGGTTCGACCGCGATTGTGTTGTTCGGGCCGGATCAGGTGAAATGGGCAGAAGCACTGGTAGCCGGTTCGCCGGTGCAGATGGGCCAGGGTATTGCACTGCCGAAAGCCTGA
- the rhdA gene encoding thiosulfate sulfurtransferase, with product MPDFSGLPLVIEPSDLLGRLDAEHLILVDLTSAARYAEGHIPGAHFVDPKRTQLGQPPAPGLLPSKAELEKLFGELGHTPDATYVVYDDEGGGWAGRFIWMLDVIGHPKYHYLDGGLLAWLADQHPVSTEVPVPVGGPVSLTLHDGPTATREYLQSRLGAADLGIWDARGPLEYSGEKVLAAKGGHIPGAVNFEWTAGMDKARNLRIRRDMPQILEDLGLTKDKEIITHCQTHHRSGFTYLVAKALGYPRVKGYAGSWGEWGNHPDTPVEI from the coding sequence ATGCCTGACTTCTCTGGCTTGCCGCTGGTGATCGAACCCAGCGACCTGCTTGGTCGCCTCGATGCCGAACACCTGATTCTGGTGGACCTCACCAGTGCCGCCCGCTACGCCGAAGGGCATATCCCCGGCGCGCATTTCGTTGACCCCAAGCGCACCCAACTGGGCCAGCCACCGGCTCCCGGCTTGCTGCCCAGCAAGGCCGAGCTGGAAAAACTGTTCGGCGAATTGGGCCACACCCCTGACGCCACCTACGTGGTCTACGACGACGAAGGCGGCGGCTGGGCCGGGCGGTTCATCTGGATGCTCGACGTGATCGGCCACCCGAAATACCACTACCTCGACGGCGGCTTGCTTGCGTGGCTGGCGGACCAACACCCGGTCTCCACCGAGGTGCCCGTCCCTGTCGGCGGCCCGGTCAGCCTCACGCTGCACGACGGCCCTACCGCCACCCGCGAATACCTGCAAAGCCGCCTGGGCGCCGCCGACCTGGGCATCTGGGACGCGCGCGGCCCGCTGGAGTACTCCGGCGAAAAAGTGCTCGCAGCCAAAGGCGGGCACATCCCCGGCGCAGTGAACTTCGAATGGACGGCCGGCATGGACAAGGCGCGCAACCTGCGCATCCGTCGCGACATGCCGCAGATCCTCGAAGACCTCGGGCTGACCAAAGACAAAGAAATCATCACCCACTGCCAGACTCACCACCGCTCTGGCTTCACCTACCTTGTGGCCAAGGCGCTCGGTTATCCGCGGGTCAAAGGTTATGCCGGTTCCTGGGGCGAATGGGGCAATCACCCCGACACCCCCGTCGAGATTTAA